The following coding sequences are from one Acidimicrobiales bacterium window:
- a CDS encoding metallopeptidase family protein, with protein sequence MEPVGVAAFERLVAEALDGLPTELADLMDNVVVLTADRGHPPDLLGLYDGIPLTQREDYGGLAMPDRILLYRLSLCEVCADVDELRHEVAVTVVHEVAHHFGIDDDTLNDLGWA encoded by the coding sequence GTGGAACCGGTCGGGGTGGCGGCGTTCGAACGGCTGGTCGCCGAAGCCCTCGACGGTCTGCCGACCGAACTGGCCGACCTCATGGACAACGTGGTCGTGCTGACCGCCGACCGGGGTCATCCACCTGACCTGCTGGGACTCTACGACGGCATACCGCTCACCCAGCGGGAGGACTACGGAGGGTTGGCCATGCCCGACCGGATCCTCCTCTACCGCCTGTCCCTCTGTGAGGTGTGCGCCGACGTCGACGAACTCCGCCACGAGGTGGCGGTCACCGTCGTACACGAGGTCGCCCACCACTTCGGCATCGACGACGACACCCTCAACGACCTGGGCTGGGCCTGA